Proteins co-encoded in one Plectropomus leopardus isolate mb chromosome 14, YSFRI_Pleo_2.0, whole genome shotgun sequence genomic window:
- the rcor1 gene encoding REST corepressor 1, which produces MPAMLDRNPEGKRRGRAPAAGGPGAATQPGGKSLSGNGTSCWEDGSSSSSSDEEHGGGGMRVGPQYQAVVPDFDSEVARAAQLRENLGMLVWIPSSCLNQTQLDEYITIAKEKHGYSMEQALGMLFWHKHNIEKSLADLPNFTPFPDEWTVEDRVLFEQAFSFHGKSFHRIQQMLPDKSMASLVRFYYSWKKSRSKTSLMDRQTRKHKRERDDSDEDVEDGNMNPPSDSEFDSNKDDKKEVISGSERSEVKPAPALKMGSKASQRLKKRPPRGMFLNQQDVISLSSSSAQGLIRQLDCQLVSIKRQVQSIKQSNSSLKEKLSSGVDEFRQPEVNQKFNTRWTTEEQLLAVQAIRKYGRDFQAISDVIGNKSVVQVKNFLVNYRRRFNLDEVLQEWEAENGMDGGHRGEEDKMEDCPAEDEDVTGPDKEDSSSPLGAAKPLVS; this is translated from the exons ATGCCGGCGATGCTGGACAGAAACCCGGAGGGAAAGCGCAGAGGCCGGGCTCCGGCGGCCGGAGGGCCCGGAGCTGCCACCCAGCCCGGCGGGAAGAGTCTGTCCGGTAATGGAACCAGTTGTTGGGAGGACGGAAGCTCGAGCTCCAGCAGCGACGAGGAGCATG gtggaggAGGGATGCGGGTCGGACCGCAATACCAGGCCGTGGTCCCGGACTTTGACTCCG aaGTGGCCCGGGCGGCTCAGCTCAGAGAAAACCTCGGCATGTTGGTGTGGATCCCCAGCAGCTGTCTGAACCAGACTCAGT tggACGAGTACATCACAATCGCCAAAGAGAAACATGGTTACAGCATGGAGCAG gctcTGGGGATGCTCTTCtggcacaaacacaacattgagAAATCTCTGGCCGATCTGCCGAACTTCACTCCATTTCCTGATGAGTGGACGGTGGAGGACAGAGTCCTGTTCGAACAGGCCTTCAGCTTCCACGGCAAGAGCTTCCACCGCATCCAGCAGATG ttaccTGATAAATCGATGGCCAGCCTGGTTCGGTTTTATTACTCCTGGAAGAAAAGTCGCAGTAAAACGAGTCTGATGGACCGACAGACACGAaaacacaagagagagagagatgacag TGACGAAGACGTGGAGGACGGAAACATGAATCCTCCCAGTGACTCAGAGTTTGATTCAAATAAAGACGACAAGAAGGAG GTGATTTCTGGATCAGAGAGATCAGAGGTCAAACCAGCTCCTGCACTCAAG ATGGGCAGTAAGGCGTCTCAGCGGCTGAAGAAACGTCCTCCCAGAGGAATGTTTTTGAATCAGCAGGATGTCATTTCACTCTCGTCCTCATCTGCTCAGGGACTCATCAGACAACTGGACTGTCAACTGGTGTCCATCAAGAGACAG gtTCAGTCTATCAAACAGTCCAACAGTTCTCTGAAGGAGAAACTCAGTTCAGGAGTCGATGAGTTCAGACAGCCAGAG GTGAATCAGAAGTTCAACACTCGATGGAccacagaggagcagctgctcgCTGTACAAG CCATCAGGAAGTATGGGCGGGACTTCCAGGCGATCTCAGATGTGATTGGTAACAAGTCTGTGGTTCAGGTGAAGAACTTCCTGGTGAACTACAGACGGAGGTTCAACCTGGACGAGGTCCTTCAGGAGTGGGAGGCCGAGAACGGGATGGACGGGGGACACAGGGGAGAGGAGGACAAGATGGAGGATTGTCCCGCTGAGGACGAGGACGTCACTGGCCCAGACAAGGAG GACTCATCGTCTCCGTTGGGCGCCGCGAAGCCTCTGGTGTCCTGA
- the strn3 gene encoding striatin-3: MSGLGFDLQQPCLMMSLSTGCGSQRPPVAGCGSPVAGCGSQRPPVAGCVSGLLGDFLGGSSGGGFQCDQPSPPRPTEPAESQTEPGEHRRDPDHEETGCGPEAPRQRQRDGLSPEESLPRIREPRAESRGPPRRFICLCLSLCLFSGPVLSLAMTSSGEQCFSGGIDSTIQWWNIPSSNVDPYDTYDPSVLAGSWLGHTDAVWGLAYSGIKNRLLSCSADGTVKLWNPTEKNPCISTFNTNKEHGVPTSVDFNGCDPAHMVASFNTGDVVVYDLETSQNALVLKGQGDGSVPGSNHINKVVSHPTLPVTISAHEDRHIKFYDNKSGKVIHAMVAHLDAVTSLAVDPNGIYLMSGSHDCSLRLWNLDSKTCVQEITAHRKKSEEAIYDVAFHPSKAYIASAGADALARVYV; encoded by the exons ATGTCGGGTTTGGGGTTTGACCTACAGCAGCCATGTTTGATGATGTCACTCAG CACCGGCTGCGGCTCACAGCGCCCCCCGGTGGCCGGCTGCGGCTCTCCGGTGGCCGGCTGCGGCTCACAGCGCCCCCCGGTGGCCGGCTGTGTCTCGGGGCTGCTGGGGGATTTCCTGGGCGGAAGCAGCGGAGGGGGTTTCCAGTGTGATCAGCCCAGTCCTCCCC GACCAACAGAACCAGCAGAATCCCAAACGGAACCCGGAGAACACCGAAGAGACCCGGACCATGAGGAGACCGGCTGCGGCCCGGAGGCTCCGCGGCAGCGGCAACGCGACGGTCTGAGTCCCGAAGAGAGTCTACCGAGGATTCGAGAGCCGAGAGCCGAGAGCCGGGGCCCGCCGAGGAGATTCAT ctgtctctgtctgtctctgtgtctcttcaGTGGTCCAGTGTTGTCGTTGGCGATGACGTCCAGCGGTGAGCAGTGTTTCAGTGGAGGCATCGACTCGACCATCCAGTGGTGGAACATCCCGAGCTCCAACGTCGACCCCTACGATACCTacg ATCCCAGCGTCCTGGCGGGGTCGTGGTTGGGACACACGGACGCGGTGTGGGGATTGGCTTACAGCGGCATCAAGAACCGCCTCCTGTCCTGCTCCGCCGACGGCACGGTCAAACTGTGGAACCCGACGGAGAAGAACCCCTGCATCAGCACTTTCAACACAAACAAGG aacatgGCGTCCCCACGTCGGTGGACTTTAACGGCTGTGACCCCGCCCACATGGTGGCGTCCTTTAACACCGGAGATGTGGTGGTGTACGACCTGGAGACCTCCCAGAATGCACTGGTGCTGAAGGGGCAGGGAGATGGca GCGTCCCAGGGTCCAATCACATCAATAAGGTGGTCAGTCATCCCACGCTGCCCGTCACCATCAGCGCCCACGAAGACAGACACATCAAATTCTACGATAACAAGTCAG GTAAAGTGATCCACGCCATGGTGGCTCACCTGGATGCCGTCACCAGTCTGGCTGTGGACCCCAACGGGATCTACCTGATGTCTGGAA GTCATGACTGCTCCCTGCGTCTGTGGAACCTCGACAGTAAAACGTGCGTTCAGGAGATCACGGCTCACCGTAAGAAGAGCGAGGAGGCCATCTACGATGTGGCCTTCCACCCCTCCAAGGCCTACATCGCCTCGGCAGGAGCCGACGCCCTCGCCCGGGTCTACGTTTAG
- the ankrd9 gene encoding ankyrin repeat domain-containing protein 9: MPWLLSSQSERLSSSPSERQCERTSFSFYCAVREQLPVWLLEDMRSMEVFSWEDGHPRAFLPSEALLYALIHDHQDYARYLLDKYSLSALRPPRCSFCCCRSSGAQHLTMAVRYDRVSILGMMVETLKDCDSQSAQRDYLDSCGGCSHVADAGKTAVQLAVELSRPECLLLLLVHGAPPAGLDSALQRLVSSEEMDRRHAQRCLDFLLLFLPEPPTLRCLRDEPHRWQSLLGKEVFSWLCGLAPPPLLLQALRCLARSGPAQISALPNFLQPHSWQ, translated from the coding sequence ATGCCGTGGCTGCTGTCCTCTCAGTCGGAGCGTCTGTCTTCGTCTCCATCTGAGCGTCAGTGCGAGCGGACGTCGTTCTCCTTCTACTGTGCTGTGCGGGAGCAGCTGCCGGTCTGGCTGCTGGAGGACATGCGCAGTATGGAGGTCTTCAGTTGGGAGGACGGACACCCACGCGCCTTCCTGCCGTCCGAGGCGCTGCTGTACGCACTGATACATGACCACCAGGACTACGCACGCTATCTGCTCGACAAGTACTCTCTGAGCGCGCTCAGACCGCCACGCTGCAGCTTCTGCTGCTGCCGCAGTAGCGGCGCTCAGCACCTGACCATGGCGGTGCGCTACGACCGCGTGTCGATCCTCGGCATGATGGTGGAGACTCTGAAGGACTGCGACTCACAGAGCGCGCAGCGGGACTACTTGGATAGCTGCGGCGGCTGCTCACACGTGGCGGATGCAGGGAAGACGGCGGTGCAGCTGGCGGTGGAGCTGTCGCGGCCCgagtgtctgctgctgctgttggttcACGGCGCGCCGCCTGCCGGACTCGACAGTGCGCTGCAGCGACTCGTCTCCTCCGAAGAGATGGACCGCCGCCATGCACAGCGCTGCCTTGACttcctgctgctcttcctgCCTGAGCCGCCGACGTTGCGCTGCCTACGGGATGAGCCGCATCGCTGGCAAAGCCTGCTGGGAAAAGAAGTGTTCAGCTGGCTGTGCGGTCTGGCCCCACCCCCTCTCTTGCTGCAGGCGCTCAGGTGTTTGGCTCGATCCGGCCCCGCCCAGATCAGCGCCTTGCCGAACTTCCTGCAGCCGCACAGCTGGCAGTGA